A section of the Chlorocebus sabaeus isolate Y175 chromosome 13, mChlSab1.0.hap1, whole genome shotgun sequence genome encodes:
- the MAS1 gene encoding proto-oncogene Mas, protein MDGLNVTSSVVEEPTNISTGRNASVGNAHRQIPIVHWVIMSISPVGFVENGILLWFLCFRMRRNPFTVYITHLSIADISLLFCIFILSIDYALDYELSSGHYYTIVTLSVTFLFGYNTGLYLLTAISVERCLSVLYPIWYRCHRPKYQSALVCALLWALSCLVTTMEYVMCIDREEESHSRSDCRAVIIFIAVLSFLVFTPLMLVSSTILVMKIRKNTWASHSSKLYIVIMVTIIIFLIFAMPMRLLYLLYYEYWSTFGNLHHISLLFSTINSSANPFIYFFVGSSKKKRFKESLKVVLTRAFKDEMQPRRQEDNCNTVTVETVV, encoded by the coding sequence ATGGATGGGTTAAATGTGACATCATCTGTTGTTGAGGAACCCACGAACATCTCAACTGGCAGGAACGCCTCGGTTGGGAATGCACATCGGCAAATCCCCATCGTGCACTGGGTCATTATGAGCATCTCCCCAGTGGGGTTTGTTGAGAATGGGATTCTCCTCTGGTTCCTGTGCTTCCGGATGAGAAGAAATCCCTTCACTGTCTACATCACCCACTTGTCTATTGCAGACATCTCACTGCTCTTCTGTATTTTCATCTTGTCTATCGACTATGCTTTAGATTACGAGCTTTCTTCTGGCCATTACTACACGATTGTCACATTATCAGTGACTTTTCTGTTTGGTTACAACACAGGCCTCTATCTGCTGACGGCCATTAGTGTGGAGAGGTGCCTGTCAGTCCTTTACCCCATCTGGTACCGATGCCATCGCCCCAAGTACCAGTCGGCATTGGTCTGTGCCCTTCTGTGGGCTCTTTCTTGCTTGGTGACCACCATGGAGTATGTCATGTGCATCGACAGAGAAGAAGAGAGTCACTCTCGAAGTGACTGCCGGGCAGTCATCATCTTTATAGCCGTCCTGAGCTTCCTGGTCTTCACACCCCTCATGCTGGTGTCCAGCACTATCTTGGTCATGAAGATCCGGAAGAACACGTGGGCTTCCCATTCCTCCAAGCTGTACATCGTCATCATGGTCACCATCATTATATTCCTCATCTTCGCCATGCCCATGAGACTCCTTTACCTGCTGTACTATGAGTATTGGTCAACCTTTGGGAACCTACACCACATTTCCCTGCTCTTCTCCACAATCAACAGTAGCGCCAaccctttcatttatttctttgtgggAAGCAGTAAGAAGAAACGATTCAAGGAGTCCTTAAAAGTTGTTCTGACCAGGGCTTTCAAAGATGAAATGCAACCTCGGCGCCAGGAAGACAATTGTAATACGGTCACAGTTGAGACTGTTGTCTAA